The proteins below come from a single Nostoc sp. KVJ3 genomic window:
- a CDS encoding aspartate aminotransferase, which yields MEEGRQEGRQEAKLEAIPRFLALGLSVEQVAVALDLTVAQVQQAAQNQSS from the coding sequence TTGGAAGAAGGTAGACAGGAAGGTAGACAGGAAGCTAAGTTAGAAGCTATTCCCCGCTTTTTGGCATTGGGGTTGAGTGTGGAACAAGTGGCGGTAGCTCTTGATTTGACGGTGGCGCAAGTACAGCAAGCAGCCCAAAATCAGTCCAGCTGA
- a CDS encoding methylenetetrahydrofolate reductase: protein MHHTHSPTAFKRAVQAGEFLVTAEVAPPKGGDPAHMIQMAATLKGRVHAVNVTDGSRAVLRMSSLIASVILSQNGIEPICQVACRDRNRIGLQADLMGAHALGIRNILALTGDPVKAGDHPDAKAVFDFEAVRLLQLIRKMNQGVDCNEKPLTDGALDLFVGAAVDPQCKSWSGLQSRFERKIEAGAQFFQSQLITDFERLEKFMDTIASGYKKPILAGIFLLKSAKNAQFINKCVPGVNIPQHIIDRLAKAKNPFEEGMKIAAEQVQIARQLCQGVHLMAVKREDAIAPILDLAGIAPLNQLVSK from the coding sequence ATGCATCACACCCATAGCCCCACAGCCTTTAAGAGAGCTGTACAAGCTGGTGAATTTCTAGTTACTGCCGAGGTAGCACCACCGAAAGGGGGAGATCCAGCGCACATGATTCAAATGGCGGCGACTCTTAAGGGAAGGGTTCATGCTGTCAATGTTACTGATGGTAGCCGCGCTGTGTTACGGATGTCTTCGTTAATCGCATCGGTGATTTTGTCGCAAAACGGCATAGAGCCGATTTGTCAAGTTGCTTGCCGCGATCGCAACCGCATTGGTTTACAAGCTGATTTAATGGGCGCTCATGCTTTAGGTATTCGTAATATTTTAGCTTTAACTGGCGACCCTGTAAAAGCTGGCGATCATCCAGATGCTAAAGCAGTTTTTGATTTTGAAGCGGTGCGACTGTTGCAACTGATTCGGAAGATGAATCAAGGCGTTGATTGCAACGAGAAACCCTTGACTGATGGAGCGTTAGATTTATTTGTTGGTGCAGCAGTAGATCCGCAATGTAAGAGTTGGTCGGGTTTGCAAAGTCGATTTGAACGCAAAATCGAAGCCGGAGCGCAGTTTTTCCAAAGTCAGTTAATCACCGATTTTGAGCGACTAGAAAAGTTTATGGACACCATTGCTTCTGGTTATAAAAAACCGATTTTAGCAGGAATTTTTCTGTTGAAATCGGCAAAAAATGCCCAGTTTATTAATAAGTGTGTTCCCGGTGTAAATATTCCTCAGCATATTATTGATAGATTGGCAAAAGCCAAAAACCCTTTTGAGGAAGGAATGAAAATTGCCGCCGAGCAAGTGCAGATAGCGCGGCAATTGTGTCAAGGTGTCCATTTGATGGCGGTGAAGCGAGAAGATGCGATCGCGCCAATTTTAGATTTGGCTGGGATTGCTCCACTTAATCAGTTGGTATCTAAGTAA
- the trpS gene encoding tryptophan--tRNA ligase — protein sequence MGKQRVLSGVQPTGNYHLGNYLGAIRNWVEGQSEYENYLFVADLHAITVPHDPTQLAADTYTLAALYLACGLDLNHSTIFVQSHVSAHSELTWLLNCITPLNWLQDMIQFKEKAVKQGENVSAGLLDYPVLMAADILLYQADKVPVGEDQKQHLELTRDIAARLNHQFGKPDQPVLKLPDPLIRKEGARVMSLADGTRKMSKSDPSELSRISLLDSPEQVQYKIKRCKTDPIRGLTFDDPARPECNNLLTLYTLLSGKTKEDVAVECQDMGWGQFKPLLTDTIIDSLKPIQEKYQAITADKSYLESVLRDGGEKARAIANQTLSQVKVALGYSLPL from the coding sequence ATGGGCAAGCAACGTGTTCTTTCTGGAGTTCAGCCAACAGGCAATTACCATCTAGGTAACTACTTGGGAGCTATTCGCAACTGGGTAGAAGGTCAGAGCGAATACGAAAATTACCTTTTTGTGGCTGATTTACACGCAATTACAGTACCACACGACCCAACACAGTTGGCAGCTGATACCTACACCCTTGCTGCTCTCTATCTCGCTTGTGGTCTTGATTTAAATCACTCCACCATCTTTGTCCAATCTCACGTTTCGGCCCACAGTGAACTCACTTGGTTACTTAATTGCATTACACCCCTAAACTGGCTGCAAGACATGATCCAGTTCAAGGAAAAGGCTGTGAAACAGGGAGAAAATGTCAGCGCAGGTTTGTTGGATTACCCAGTCTTGATGGCGGCTGATATTTTGCTCTACCAAGCGGATAAAGTGCCAGTGGGTGAAGACCAAAAGCAACACTTGGAATTGACACGAGATATTGCAGCTAGATTAAATCATCAATTTGGTAAACCAGATCAGCCAGTGCTGAAGTTACCAGATCCTTTAATTCGTAAGGAAGGCGCGAGGGTGATGAGTTTAGCGGACGGTACACGCAAAATGTCGAAGTCCGATCCTTCAGAGTTAAGCCGAATTAGTTTGCTAGATTCACCAGAACAGGTTCAATACAAGATTAAGCGTTGTAAAACCGATCCGATTCGTGGTCTGACTTTTGACGATCCGGCGCGTCCAGAGTGTAATAACTTGTTAACGCTGTATACATTGCTGTCTGGAAAGACTAAGGAAGATGTCGCTGTTGAGTGTCAGGATATGGGTTGGGGGCAATTTAAGCCATTGTTGACGGATACAATTATTGACTCCCTGAAACCAATTCAAGAAAAATATCAGGCGATAACGGCGGATAAAAGCTATTTGGAGTCTGTGTTACGGGATGGAGGGGAAAAAGCAAGAGCGATCGCAAATCAAACTTTATCACAAGTAAAAGTTGCTTTGGGCTACTCTCTTCCTCTATAA
- a CDS encoding LOG family protein, whose protein sequence is MTSSASFDTLESLQADIAELIACLPTLKNRQFIQQALATIVRLADTEIERLDWKILSAALADMERGFQLFYDYRHIRKVTIFGSARLAPDTPDYQMALEFARAVSQLGFMVITGGGGGIMQAGHEGAGRENSFGLNIQLPFEQEANPFIEGDPKLIHFKYFFTRKLFLLKESDAVALFPGGFGTQDEAFECMTLSQNGKFGPVPLVLIDHPGGDYWWSWSEYIDKQLVQNGLVSPEDPSLYTVTDNLDVACDAITRFYQVYHSSRYVGDQLVIRLKTDISDAQVEKLNVDFSDIFVKGQIEKSQALPQEAQDETVGLPRLILYFNQRDLGRLYQMIATINQMGTLSTEDAAHPERK, encoded by the coding sequence ATGACCTCATCTGCGTCGTTTGACACATTAGAGTCTTTACAGGCGGATATCGCTGAATTGATCGCTTGCTTACCGACATTAAAAAATCGGCAATTTATTCAGCAAGCACTTGCTACTATTGTTCGGCTAGCTGATACCGAAATTGAGCGTCTCGATTGGAAAATCTTGTCGGCTGCGTTAGCAGATATGGAACGCGGTTTTCAACTTTTTTATGATTACCGACACATTCGCAAAGTCACCATTTTCGGTTCTGCTCGTTTAGCACCAGATACGCCAGATTACCAAATGGCCCTTGAGTTTGCTCGTGCTGTTTCTCAATTGGGATTTATGGTGATAACCGGTGGCGGTGGTGGGATCATGCAAGCAGGTCACGAAGGCGCTGGGCGAGAAAATTCCTTTGGATTAAACATTCAGTTACCCTTTGAGCAGGAAGCTAACCCATTTATAGAAGGCGATCCTAAGCTCATTCACTTCAAATATTTCTTTACCCGCAAGCTGTTTCTCCTGAAAGAAAGTGATGCTGTAGCTTTGTTCCCTGGAGGTTTTGGTACTCAAGATGAAGCTTTTGAATGCATGACATTAAGCCAAAATGGTAAATTTGGGCCAGTACCTCTAGTTTTAATTGACCACCCTGGTGGTGATTACTGGTGGTCTTGGAGCGAATATATTGATAAACAATTAGTGCAGAATGGTCTTGTTAGTCCTGAAGACCCCAGCCTTTACACCGTGACAGACAACCTGGATGTGGCTTGCGACGCTATCACTCGTTTTTACCAGGTTTATCATTCCAGCCGTTATGTAGGCGATCAATTAGTCATCCGCCTTAAGACAGATATCTCAGATGCTCAGGTAGAGAAACTCAATGTTGATTTCAGCGACATTTTTGTTAAAGGACAGATTGAAAAAAGTCAGGCATTACCTCAAGAAGCTCAAGATGAAACTGTTGGACTACCCCGCCTGATTTTGTACTTCAATCAACGCGACTTGGGGCGCTTATATCAGATGATTGCCACAATTAACCAGATGGGCACTCTTTCAACAGAGGATGCAGCGCATCCAGAAAGAAAGTAG
- a CDS encoding D-alanyl-D-alanine carboxypeptidase has translation MLELLGSGLVSLWLEMAGVQIKPMDALDALTWQSSPGLVLAPDPNPAGATTVQEYLKKLITSKVVAQNLAESQGIWMQSGPMLMANHQGTTPLPAASLTKIATSLVALKTWGPDHQFDTLVSITGPVVNGVVQGDLVITGGGDPMFVWEEAIALGNTLNQMGIKQVKGNLIINGSFAMNFQRQPMLAGMLLKQILNRATWGRPAIYTYSIMPKGTPKPQVVIAGTVKVEAQPNPQQTLLLRHRSLPLKQLLKEMNVYSNNDMAEMLAESVGGAGVVQSTAANLARVPQVEIQLINGSGLGPQNRISPRAVCAMLMAIQGEASAHQLNLGDLFPMSGFDHRGTVHSRHIPLATVIKTGTLRDVSALAGVMPTRDRGLVWFAIINRGTNVWGFRTGQDQLLQSVVKQLQLPLTVPTALTPHSAINSLPQLGATSRNEILFKG, from the coding sequence ATGCTGGAATTATTGGGTTCAGGTTTGGTGTCACTCTGGCTGGAAATGGCCGGGGTACAAATCAAGCCGATGGATGCCTTAGATGCTTTGACTTGGCAAAGTAGCCCAGGCTTAGTTCTTGCCCCCGATCCAAACCCAGCTGGGGCGACGACGGTGCAGGAATATCTCAAAAAGCTGATAACGTCAAAAGTGGTGGCGCAAAATCTGGCTGAGAGTCAGGGAATTTGGATGCAGTCAGGGCCAATGCTGATGGCAAATCACCAAGGTACGACACCTCTACCGGCTGCCTCTTTAACCAAAATTGCTACTTCATTAGTTGCTTTGAAAACTTGGGGGCCAGATCACCAATTTGATACTTTGGTAAGTATCACTGGCCCTGTGGTAAATGGAGTTGTGCAGGGTGATTTGGTAATTACTGGTGGTGGCGATCCGATGTTTGTTTGGGAAGAAGCGATCGCTCTTGGTAATACTCTCAATCAAATGGGGATCAAGCAGGTAAAGGGAAATTTAATCATTAATGGCAGTTTTGCCATGAATTTCCAACGGCAACCGATGCTGGCGGGTATGCTGCTCAAGCAAATCCTAAATCGTGCGACTTGGGGCCGCCCCGCTATTTATACATACTCAATCATGCCCAAGGGAACGCCTAAGCCTCAAGTTGTGATTGCAGGTACGGTGAAAGTTGAGGCACAACCAAACCCTCAACAAACTTTGTTGCTGCGTCATCGCTCGTTACCCTTGAAACAACTACTCAAGGAAATGAACGTTTACAGCAACAACGATATGGCAGAGATGCTGGCAGAATCAGTGGGGGGAGCGGGTGTAGTCCAATCCACTGCTGCTAACCTTGCCAGAGTCCCACAAGTAGAAATTCAGTTAATCAATGGTTCTGGATTGGGCCCGCAAAATCGCATTTCCCCCAGGGCTGTTTGTGCCATGCTGATGGCTATTCAAGGTGAGGCATCTGCCCATCAGCTAAATCTTGGCGACTTGTTCCCGATGTCTGGATTCGATCACCGAGGAACAGTACACAGCAGACACATTCCCCTTGCGACTGTGATCAAAACTGGCACTCTCCGAGATGTCAGTGCTTTAGCGGGAGTGATGCCCACACGCGATCGCGGTTTGGTTTGGTTTGCTATTATCAACCGTGGGACAAATGTGTGGGGTTTCCGAACTGGACAAGACCAATTACTGCAAAGCGTTGTCAAACAATTACAATTACCTCTAACCGTTCCTACTGCCCTCACTCCCCACTCAGCTATCAACTCTTTACCCCAGTTAGGTGCAACCAGTCGGAATGAAATTTTATTCAAAGGTTAG
- a CDS encoding HhoA/HhoB/HtrA family serine endopeptidase translates to MRFLKLPRSIRQLSSYVLAIALGVVLTVSTLQVLPSQAEPAPPVTGDTSPVIAQRQSPATAAIASTSFVTAAVNRVGSAVVRIDTERTITRRVDPFMEDPFFRRFFGDGFSQQIPSEQLRGLGSGFIIDKSGLVMTNAHVVDKADKVTVRLKDGRTFEGKVKGIDEVTDLAVVKINAGNDLPVAPLGSSSNVQVGDWAIAVGNPLGFDNTVTLGIISTLKRSSAQVGISDKRLDFIQTDAAINPGNSGGPLLNGQGEVIGINTAIRPDAMGIGFAIPIDKAKAIAAQLQRDGKVAHPYLGVQMLTLTPELAKQNNTDPNSPIQIPEISGVFVMRVVPNSPAASAGIRRGDVILQVDGKAITSAEQLQNVVEDSRLGQVLQVKVQRGNQTQQLSIRTAELQNAS, encoded by the coding sequence ATGCGATTTCTCAAATTACCCAGATCCATCCGTCAACTCAGTAGTTATGTTTTAGCGATCGCGCTAGGAGTTGTGCTAACGGTTAGCACATTACAGGTGTTGCCCTCCCAAGCCGAACCCGCACCCCCAGTAACAGGGGATACTTCACCAGTGATTGCCCAACGCCAATCACCAGCTACGGCTGCGATCGCTAGCACTAGCTTTGTGACAGCAGCAGTAAATCGTGTTGGTTCAGCAGTTGTTCGCATTGATACTGAGCGGACAATTACTCGTCGCGTCGATCCATTTATGGAAGACCCGTTTTTCCGGCGGTTTTTTGGTGACGGTTTCTCTCAACAAATACCTTCTGAGCAGTTACGCGGTTTAGGCTCAGGTTTCATTATTGACAAGAGCGGGTTAGTTATGACTAATGCTCATGTGGTCGATAAGGCTGATAAGGTAACAGTCCGGCTCAAAGATGGCCGCACCTTTGAAGGGAAAGTTAAAGGCATTGATGAAGTTACAGATTTGGCAGTAGTCAAGATTAACGCCGGCAACGATTTACCAGTGGCACCCTTGGGTTCTTCTAGTAATGTCCAAGTAGGAGATTGGGCGATCGCAGTTGGTAATCCTTTAGGATTTGATAACACCGTTACCTTGGGAATTATCAGCACCCTGAAACGTTCCAGCGCCCAAGTCGGCATTAGCGACAAACGTTTAGATTTCATTCAAACTGATGCCGCCATTAACCCAGGGAACTCTGGCGGGCCACTATTAAATGGTCAAGGTGAAGTGATTGGGATTAACACAGCCATTCGTCCCGACGCGATGGGGATTGGGTTTGCCATTCCTATTGATAAAGCTAAAGCGATCGCAGCGCAACTGCAACGTGATGGCAAAGTTGCTCACCCCTATTTGGGCGTGCAAATGCTAACTTTAACACCCGAACTGGCCAAGCAAAATAACACCGATCCCAACTCTCCTATTCAGATACCAGAAATTAGTGGTGTTTTTGTCATGCGAGTTGTCCCCAATTCTCCAGCCGCATCTGCTGGTATCCGGCGCGGGGATGTAATTCTACAAGTTGATGGTAAAGCTATTACCAGTGCTGAACAATTGCAGAACGTTGTGGAAGATAGTCGTCTTGGTCAAGTATTACAGGTGAAAGTGCAACGGGGTAATCAGACACAGCAACTTTCAATTCGCACAGCCGAGTTGCAAAATGCTTCGTAG